One window from the genome of Leucobacter aridicollis encodes:
- a CDS encoding glycosyltransferase, translating to MVTAPEFSLLLPVYAGDNPSFLRLAFTSSVDEQSARPTEAVIVQDGPVPAPLQMELERIERDSPIPVRVVRLPENRGLTEALNTGLDACGYPVVARMDADDVSDPQRFQKQWLLIEQGFDLVGTGMVEFESDPNVVAAVRVPPTGSDRIREHARTHNPFNHPTMMYRVSALDAIGRYQPLGKMEDYWLGVRLIASGARVENIAEPLVKYRVGAGAFARRGGWQEAKTEWALQREMLRIGFVTRSQYVRNVVVKGVYRLMPASLKRVLFRKFVGSGLPGDK from the coding sequence CGTTCCTGCGCCTCGCCTTTACGAGCAGTGTCGACGAACAGTCAGCGCGGCCCACAGAGGCAGTGATCGTGCAAGACGGGCCAGTGCCTGCGCCGCTGCAGATGGAGCTTGAACGCATCGAACGTGACAGCCCGATCCCGGTCAGGGTCGTGAGACTCCCGGAGAACCGTGGACTTACCGAGGCTCTGAACACCGGTCTCGACGCCTGCGGCTATCCTGTGGTCGCCCGCATGGATGCCGACGACGTCTCAGACCCTCAGCGCTTTCAAAAGCAGTGGCTACTCATTGAACAGGGCTTCGATCTTGTTGGAACCGGCATGGTGGAATTTGAGTCCGACCCGAACGTGGTCGCGGCCGTCCGGGTGCCGCCCACCGGGTCAGACCGCATTCGAGAGCATGCTCGCACACACAATCCCTTCAACCACCCGACAATGATGTATCGAGTGTCTGCGCTCGACGCCATCGGCCGCTATCAACCGCTCGGAAAGATGGAGGATTACTGGCTTGGAGTGCGACTTATCGCCTCAGGGGCCAGGGTGGAGAACATCGCAGAGCCGCTCGTGAAGTACCGCGTCGGCGCTGGCGCGTTCGCGCGTCGCGGAGGTTGGCAAGAGGCGAAGACCGAATGGGCGCTGCAGCGAGAGATGTTGCGGATCGGCTTCGTTACACGCTCCCAGTACGTCCGCAACGTTGTCGTCAAGGGCGTCTACCGCCTGATGCCAGCGTCGCTCAAGCGGGTCTTATTCCGCAAGTTTGTCGGTTCGGGGCTACCCGGCGACAAATAG